One Leptospira barantonii genomic window, TAAAAGATCCGGTGTGGGAGATCCCACATTGTTTTACGTAAAAGCTTCCGAGTCCTAAACTTTCGGTAAGTCGATCGGAGTTGAAAAGATGGGTTAGACCTTCTCCGGACGTTACGATATTCTTATCTTCGATATGAGGAAGAACCCATTCTCTTTTGTTCCAGATTCCGGATGAGTTCGGAAATTTGACGGAACGAAAACGAGAATCGAATTGATTCTTCCACTCTTGTCCCGATACGGTTTTTAACGCCTCTAAGTCGTGAGAAACCTGAAGAAGGCTTCCGCACTTTTTACATTCGTAGACGATCTCGTTGAGATCGTATCGAGTTTTACAAGAGTCGTTTATACATTCGAATTCTGCTTTGTATCGGGTAAGAGTGGAGACCATATTTTAGATAGAATTCAAAATGTCCTTTTTTTTGGTATCAAATTCTTCTTGAGTGATCAATCCGCCGTCGAGAAGGGTTTTCAACTTGGCGAGCCTGGCCGTCGCGTCTTCTCCGGCAGGTTTTGCTCCTGCTTGATTTTGTCCCATCATATTGGACATCATCCCGGCCATGTTCATTCCCATTCCGAGACCCATTCCCGCACTCATACCTTCTCCGGCGGAACCGCCAGGATTGTTGGCCGCGGCTTCTCCGATATCCAGCATTCTTTTTTGCTGATACATGTTCCCCATCGTTTCGATTTCGAATTTATCGGTGAGAACTTTCTGGATCTTTTGGAAGTTCGGATCGTTCTGATCGAAGTTGATCGACTGAATGAAAAAATCCAAAATATCAAGACCGTATTTTTGGAAATCCGGTTGAGTTTTTGTTTTTCCAGCCGCAGAAGCTTCTTCGAGGTGTTGAGAAATCTGAGTGATAGGAACCCCGTTTTTTAATACGACTTCGGAGATGAAATCACTGAGTCTCGTTACGACCATAGGCTTGAGAAGTTTATCCACTCCGTCGTGGTTGAATCTTTGTTGGGTTCCCACGACCGTGTTCACGAAAGACTTGGAGTCGATCACTTTAATATTATAATTTCCGAATGCTCTTAAACCGAGAGTGATATGATACTTCGGATCTTCGATTTGGATCGGAGCCGGAGTCCCCCAGGTCATGTTGATCACGGATTTGTTTACGTAAACGATCTCCGCGGTAAACGGGGTTTGTCCGCCGAACGGTAAGTTTACGAGTTTTTCCAAAATGGGGATGTTTCCCGTTTTGAGTGTATGAGTTCCCGGACCGAAAACGTCGAGAGCCTTTCCTTCCTTAAAGAAAACCGCTTCCTGACTTTCGTTTACGACGAGTTGACCGAAATGGCTGATATCGTTTCTTGGAAATTTCCAAACGATCTCGCCGGGTTGTCCCTCGTATTTTATCACATCAATCAATGCCATGGTATATTCCTTTAATCGTTTATTTAAAAAGTACGTTGCGTTTAAGACGCGAAAAGCGATCGGATTCTTTCAACGAGATAAGACCCGTTTTGGAATCTTAGAGTTTCGTGAACAATTCCTTTCTCGATCGAAACGCGTTCTCCAGCTCGTCCAAAGCGGAACGAATTTCGCCGATCACGTTTCGAACTTCCTGAACGGAAGAATCCGCGGTAACTTTGAGAGTTTGGATTTTGGATTCGATTTCTTCCACTTCTTTAAACAGAGAATGATCGAATTCCGCAAGTTTTTCCAATTCTTCTGCGGTCGCTTTGAACCCCGTAGCGAGCCCGGTCAAACCGTATCCCGCCGATTGAATCGTATTGGTAAGTTTATCGATCAACAAAACCGCGATCTCGCTACTTCCGATCAG contains:
- a CDS encoding SPFH domain-containing protein, with protein sequence MALIDVIKYEGQPGEIVWKFPRNDISHFGQLVVNESQEAVFFKEGKALDVFGPGTHTLKTGNIPILEKLVNLPFGGQTPFTAEIVYVNKSVINMTWGTPAPIQIEDPKYHITLGLRAFGNYNIKVIDSKSFVNTVVGTQQRFNHDGVDKLLKPMVVTRLSDFISEVVLKNGVPITQISQHLEEASAAGKTKTQPDFQKYGLDILDFFIQSINFDQNDPNFQKIQKVLTDKFEIETMGNMYQQKRMLDIGEAAANNPGGSAGEGMSAGMGLGMGMNMAGMMSNMMGQNQAGAKPAGEDATARLAKLKTLLDGGLITQEEFDTKKKDILNSI
- a CDS encoding LIMLP_15305 family protein produces the protein MQQETSTGQNLLGQFLAQSPVKSLIDRYRTERGKIRSFMEKLPLYSSALKDHEFQNADSMLRKELASKVSLLKEPVRRMEEAFVSARKLDLIGSSEIAVLLIDKLTNTIQSAGYGLTGLATGFKATAEELEKLAEFDHSLFKEVEEIESKIQTLKVTADSSVQEVRNVIGEIRSALDELENAFRSRKELFTKL